Proteins from one Bradyrhizobium amphicarpaeae genomic window:
- a CDS encoding PepSY-associated TM helix domain-containing protein: protein MAARLGHTIKAVLFQVHSIAGLVLALLVSLIALTGATMSFEDEIVDHLNAGIMQVAPRQAPALMPDELVARLKTAQDLGKVAAVTLSSDPSAAVHVRFARDEQGGRPISLYVDPYDARVLGAPRAEAFFATVRRLHRWLLIPGDGKGWGRPITGTIALGLIVMLVSGLVLRWPRRAGSVKLWLKPNLGLSGRGLHRSLHTVIGTWVLPVYLTMTLTGLFFSFAWYKDSVTWLLARPHVAAAKMPAKSPRAAGRGEPASPIGFDRAWTTFQREEGGRFSRALLTLPGGRGAVIRIRSWGKESSLETTRDEFRIDAVTGQLVSAERYADKTFGETIIAAIYDIHRGEILGWPGKLAFMIAAILMPLFSVTGILLYLSRRRLRRPAQRPLGRLVPGE from the coding sequence ATGGCCGCGCGGCTGGGACACACCATCAAGGCGGTCCTGTTCCAGGTCCATTCCATCGCGGGCCTGGTCCTTGCGCTGCTGGTGTCCCTGATCGCGCTGACCGGCGCGACCATGAGCTTCGAGGACGAGATCGTCGATCACCTCAACGCCGGCATCATGCAGGTCGCGCCGCGTCAGGCGCCGGCACTGATGCCGGACGAGTTGGTGGCGCGGCTGAAGACAGCCCAGGACCTCGGCAAGGTCGCCGCCGTCACGCTGTCGAGCGATCCTTCGGCGGCGGTTCATGTCCGCTTTGCGCGCGACGAGCAGGGCGGCCGGCCGATTTCGCTTTATGTCGATCCCTATGACGCCCGCGTGCTCGGCGCGCCGCGCGCCGAGGCGTTCTTCGCGACCGTGCGCCGGCTGCATCGCTGGCTGCTCATTCCCGGTGACGGCAAGGGCTGGGGGCGCCCAATCACCGGCACGATCGCGCTCGGCCTGATCGTCATGCTGGTGTCGGGACTCGTGCTGCGCTGGCCGCGCCGTGCCGGCAGCGTGAAGCTGTGGTTGAAGCCGAATCTCGGGCTTAGCGGCCGTGGACTACACCGGTCGCTGCACACCGTGATCGGCACCTGGGTGCTGCCGGTCTATCTGACGATGACGCTCACCGGGCTGTTCTTCTCCTTCGCATGGTACAAGGACAGCGTCACATGGCTGCTGGCGCGGCCTCACGTCGCTGCGGCGAAGATGCCCGCAAAGTCGCCGCGTGCGGCCGGACGCGGCGAGCCCGCTTCGCCGATCGGATTCGATCGGGCATGGACGACGTTCCAGCGCGAGGAGGGCGGTCGGTTCTCCAGGGCCTTGCTGACGCTGCCGGGCGGCCGGGGCGCGGTGATCCGGATCCGGTCGTGGGGCAAGGAGTCGTCGCTGGAGACCACGCGCGACGAATTCCGCATCGACGCCGTCACCGGCCAGTTAGTCTCCGCGGAGCGCTATGCTGACAAGACGTTCGGCGAGACCATCATCGCGGCCATCTACGACATCCATCGCGGCGAGATCTTGGGCTGGCCAGGCAAGCTCGCCTTCATGATCGCCGCGATCCTGATGCCGTTGTTCTCGGTCACCGGCATCCTGCTCTATCTGTCGCGCCGCAGGCTGCGGCGTCCGGCGCAGCGGCCGCTCGGCCGGCTCGTCCCCGGCGAGTGA
- a CDS encoding tannase/feruloyl esterase family alpha/beta hydrolase yields MTLTRAKLCAWLVGTAAVLSANSALALTLAEDAETVCNGLVGGTDAVKIDAATLQAPSPIAVAERGPTPSGRITPANPGFCKVLGHIDPVDPKAPPIKFQVNLPVEWNGRSLQYGGGGFNGVLITGLGLPPAYPFDKPSPLARGFVTYGTDSGHETKQGEPPQVFALNDEAFENFAHRAYKKVRDAAVGLMERAYGKKPEKMYFMGSSEGGREGLTMAQRYPDDFDGIFARVPVINWVGLQHAGLRSGLVTMGAGWINPAQVKLVGEAVRAACDKADGSDDAVVQDPVGCKAAFKVETLRCAAGQSGDQCLTEAQVKAIETLHATYKFPFALANGLDDYPGWGVSGEDTPAMGPTGGWTAWWLGTAPPAQPPAPNNGIAWIYGAGGIQYVFARDPKLDVTTYKVEEHKARLLEVSKLMDSTDPDLGRFRARGGRLIMLEHMADYAQSPYAGIRYFESVERKLGKAETAEFARLYTAPGVDHVGSGAPANVDMLSVLVDWVEKGKAPGDLEVSEQKLEAPSFATLRALPLCRWPAWPHYKSGAVTEAASFNCAP; encoded by the coding sequence ATGACTCTGACGAGAGCGAAGCTGTGCGCATGGCTCGTGGGGACTGCGGCCGTGCTGAGCGCGAATTCCGCCTTGGCGCTCACCCTGGCGGAGGACGCGGAGACGGTCTGCAACGGTCTCGTCGGTGGGACAGATGCGGTGAAGATCGATGCCGCGACGTTGCAGGCCCCCTCGCCAATCGCCGTTGCCGAACGCGGGCCGACGCCATCGGGGCGTATCACGCCGGCCAATCCCGGCTTCTGCAAGGTGCTCGGCCACATCGACCCCGTCGATCCCAAGGCGCCGCCGATCAAATTCCAGGTCAACCTTCCCGTCGAATGGAACGGCCGCTCGCTGCAATATGGCGGCGGCGGCTTCAACGGCGTGCTGATCACGGGTCTTGGGCTGCCGCCGGCCTACCCCTTCGACAAGCCGTCGCCGCTGGCGCGCGGTTTTGTCACCTACGGCACCGACTCGGGCCACGAGACCAAGCAAGGCGAGCCGCCGCAGGTCTTTGCACTGAATGACGAAGCCTTCGAGAATTTTGCTCATCGCGCCTACAAGAAGGTGCGCGATGCCGCCGTCGGGTTGATGGAGCGCGCCTACGGCAAGAAACCCGAGAAGATGTATTTCATGGGTTCGTCCGAAGGCGGCCGTGAAGGCCTGACCATGGCGCAGCGCTACCCCGATGATTTCGACGGCATCTTCGCGCGGGTCCCCGTGATCAACTGGGTTGGCCTGCAGCACGCCGGCTTGCGCTCCGGTCTCGTCACCATGGGTGCGGGCTGGATCAATCCGGCGCAAGTGAAGCTCGTCGGCGAGGCCGTGCGGGCGGCCTGTGACAAGGCGGATGGCTCCGACGACGCGGTTGTGCAGGATCCCGTCGGCTGCAAGGCGGCATTCAAGGTCGAGACGCTGCGCTGCGCGGCTGGCCAGAGCGGCGATCAGTGTCTGACCGAGGCGCAAGTGAAGGCGATCGAGACGCTTCACGCCACCTACAAATTCCCGTTCGCGCTTGCCAATGGCCTCGACGACTATCCAGGCTGGGGCGTGTCGGGTGAGGATACGCCGGCGATGGGCCCGACCGGCGGCTGGACGGCGTGGTGGCTCGGCACCGCGCCGCCGGCGCAGCCGCCTGCGCCCAACAACGGCATCGCCTGGATCTACGGCGCCGGCGGCATTCAATATGTCTTTGCGCGCGATCCCAAGCTCGATGTCACCACCTACAAGGTGGAGGAGCACAAGGCGCGGCTGCTCGAAGTGTCGAAGCTGATGGATTCGACCGATCCCGATCTCGGCCGCTTCCGCGCCCGCGGCGGCCGTCTGATCATGCTCGAGCACATGGCCGATTACGCCCAGAGCCCCTATGCCGGCATCCGCTATTTCGAGAGCGTCGAGCGCAAGCTCGGCAAGGCCGAGACGGCGGAGTTCGCGCGGCTCTACACCGCGCCCGGCGTCGATCATGTCGGCTCCGGCGCGCCCGCCAATGTCGACATGCTGAGCGTGCTGGTCGATTGGGTCGAGAAGGGCAAGGCGCCCGGCGATCTCGAAGTCAGCGAGCAGAAGCTCGAGGCGCCCTCGTTCGCGACGCTGCGCGCGCTGCCGCTGTGCCGCTGGCCGGCCTGGCCGCATTACAAGTCGGGCGCGGTGACGGAGGCGGCCAGCTTCAACTGCGCGCCGTGA
- the serA gene encoding phosphoglycerate dehydrogenase, with product MSAPGQSPERSAKALLLEGVNDSAVDLFKGAGFTNVERLTKALDGEDLRRALKGVSLLGIRSRTQVTDDVLAAADQLLAVGCFSVGTNQVDLAAARKRGIPVFNAPFSNTRSVAELVIGEIVMLLRRIFPRSVSAHEGGWDKSATGSREVRGRTLGIVGYGNIGSQLSTLAEAIGMRVIYFDRTDKLRHGNTEPVERLDELLAQSDVVSLHVPETPETAGMIGEKELRAMKPGSFLINNSRGTVVDLDALARALRDGHLAGAAVDVFPVEPSSNSDRFKSPMQGLENVILTPHIGGSTEEAQERIGGEVARKLVDYFITGSTMGAVNFPEVQLHLRPSGARFSHVHRNVPGMLRRLNEVFLQRDINIAAQYLETSGDLGYVVLDADLGGQDSAALLQQIRSLDGTIGARLVFEH from the coding sequence ATGTCAGCCCCAGGCCAGAGCCCTGAGCGGAGCGCCAAGGCGCTGCTGCTCGAAGGCGTCAACGACAGCGCTGTCGACCTTTTCAAGGGCGCGGGCTTTACCAATGTCGAGCGGCTGACCAAGGCACTGGATGGCGAGGATCTGCGCCGCGCGCTCAAGGGCGTGTCATTGCTCGGCATCCGCTCGCGCACCCAGGTCACCGACGATGTACTTGCGGCCGCGGACCAGCTTCTCGCGGTCGGCTGCTTCAGCGTCGGCACCAACCAGGTCGATCTTGCGGCGGCGCGCAAGCGCGGCATTCCCGTCTTCAATGCGCCGTTCTCCAACACGCGCAGCGTCGCCGAACTCGTGATCGGCGAGATCGTGATGCTGTTGCGGCGCATCTTCCCGCGCTCGGTCTCGGCCCATGAGGGCGGCTGGGACAAATCCGCGACCGGCAGCCGCGAGGTGCGCGGCCGCACGCTCGGCATCGTCGGCTATGGCAACATCGGCTCGCAACTCTCGACGCTGGCTGAAGCGATCGGCATGCGCGTGATCTATTTCGACCGCACCGACAAGCTCCGCCACGGCAACACCGAGCCGGTCGAGCGGCTGGACGAGCTACTGGCGCAGAGCGACGTCGTCAGCCTGCACGTGCCGGAGACGCCGGAGACCGCGGGCATGATCGGCGAGAAGGAACTCCGGGCGATGAAGCCGGGCTCGTTCCTGATCAACAACAGCCGCGGCACCGTGGTCGATCTCGATGCGCTCGCGCGCGCGTTGCGCGACGGCCATCTCGCTGGTGCGGCCGTCGACGTGTTTCCGGTCGAACCGTCGTCGAATTCGGATCGCTTCAAGAGCCCCATGCAGGGCCTCGAGAACGTCATCCTCACCCCGCATATCGGCGGCTCGACCGAGGAGGCGCAGGAGCGCATCGGCGGCGAGGTCGCGCGCAAGCTGGTCGATTATTTCATCACGGGCTCGACCATGGGCGCGGTGAACTTCCCGGAAGTGCAGCTGCATCTGCGCCCCTCCGGCGCGCGCTTCAGCCACGTCCATCGCAACGTGCCGGGCATGCTGCGGCGGCTCAACGAGGTCTTCCTCCAGCGCGACATCAACATCGCCGCGCAATATCTGGAGACGTCAGGCGATCTCGGCTACGTCGTGCTCGATGCCGATCTCGGCGGGCAGGATTCCGCGGCGCTGCTCCAGCAGATCCGCAGCCTCGACGGCACGATCGGCGCGCGGCTGGTGTTCGAGCACTAA
- a CDS encoding rhodanese-like domain-containing protein: protein MMIATITPADVRRALLLREEIALLDLRHEASFATGHPLFAANMAVDRISVEVETRLPRKNVPIALYDDGEGLVATAAERLAALGYTDISALDGGLKAWRAAGYEVFEDVNSYSKAFGELVESRRHTPSFSADEVAKLIADKANIAILDVRRFDEYATMNIPGSVSVPGAELVLRAGQAAPDPDTTIIVNCAGRTRSIIGTQSLINAGVPNKVRALRNGTIGWTLARHTLGHGAERRGAIGPFEGGPANARDVAYRAGVRHIGASEMAALVAQTDRTLYRFDVRDSEEFAAGHLPGFRHYAGGQLVQETDMAAPVRGARIVLTDDKGVRADMTASWLAQMGWEVYVLEGGYDAALDVGPPRALPKPDPAHRYRRPYEGTDIAEKAMQAYLDWEYGLVEQLRRDGTHGFYVI from the coding sequence ATGATGATCGCCACCATCACCCCCGCCGATGTCCGCCGCGCGCTACTGCTGCGCGAGGAAATCGCGCTGCTCGATCTCAGACACGAGGCCAGCTTCGCGACGGGGCATCCGCTGTTCGCCGCCAACATGGCCGTCGACCGGATCTCGGTCGAGGTCGAGACGAGGCTGCCGCGCAAGAACGTGCCGATCGCTCTCTATGATGACGGCGAGGGACTTGTCGCGACCGCCGCGGAGCGTCTTGCCGCGCTCGGCTACACCGATATAAGCGCGCTCGACGGCGGCCTGAAGGCCTGGCGCGCGGCGGGCTATGAGGTCTTCGAGGACGTCAATTCCTATTCCAAGGCGTTCGGCGAGCTGGTCGAATCGCGCAGGCACACGCCCTCGTTCAGCGCCGACGAGGTGGCCAAGCTCATCGCGGACAAGGCCAACATCGCCATCCTCGACGTCCGCCGCTTCGATGAATATGCGACCATGAACATTCCGGGCTCGGTCAGCGTGCCCGGCGCGGAGCTGGTGCTGCGGGCAGGGCAGGCCGCGCCCGACCCTGACACCACCATCATCGTCAATTGCGCCGGCCGCACCCGCTCGATCATCGGCACCCAGTCGCTGATCAATGCCGGCGTGCCCAACAAGGTCCGCGCGCTGCGCAACGGCACGATCGGCTGGACGCTGGCGCGGCACACGCTCGGTCACGGCGCGGAGAGGCGCGGCGCGATTGGGCCGTTCGAGGGCGGTCCTGCCAATGCGCGCGACGTCGCCTATCGCGCCGGTGTTCGCCATATCGGCGCAAGCGAGATGGCAGCGCTCGTCGCGCAGACTGATCGCACGCTCTATCGCTTCGACGTGCGCGACTCCGAAGAATTTGCGGCCGGTCATCTCCCGGGCTTCCGGCACTATGCCGGCGGCCAGCTCGTGCAGGAGACCGACATGGCAGCGCCGGTGCGCGGCGCGCGCATTGTGCTAACCGACGACAAGGGCGTGCGTGCCGACATGACAGCGTCGTGGCTCGCCCAGATGGGCTGGGAGGTCTATGTGCTGGAAGGCGGTTATGACGCCGCGCTCGATGTCGGTCCGCCGCGTGCGCTGCCCAAGCCCGATCCGGCTCACCGCTACCGCCGGCCGTATGAAGGTACCGACATCGCGGAAAAGGCGATGCAGGCCTATCTCGATTGGGAATACGGGCTGGTCGAGCAGCTTCGCCGCGACGGCACGCACGGATTTTATGTGATTTGA
- a CDS encoding dihydrodipicolinate synthase family protein translates to MTEAIRGFWVASATPLAADGSVDSAKLAVHAKQLFGKGVDGVVLFGTTGEGTSFNVTERIATIEAVLKAGVAPERIGVGGGFPAIADSIALSRAALGLGLRHVLVLPPYFDRSVTPEGIEDAFAAIIDGVADDRLRAYLYHIPQISGVAIPTGVAANLRNRYGRVVAGLKDSSGDFKQFQAFRTAAPDLAITVGNETDIARAIAAGGAGTICGMANIAPELVKAMIDGKDVEPRMQAAAEIVLKTPSFLATLKAIIAAQTGDPAWLRVRPPLRALSDGSAFKRKLDELMAPAIA, encoded by the coding sequence ATGACTGAGGCAATTCGCGGGTTCTGGGTGGCTTCGGCGACGCCGCTGGCGGCCGACGGCAGCGTGGATTCCGCAAAGCTTGCGGTTCACGCCAAGCAGCTCTTCGGCAAGGGTGTCGACGGCGTCGTGCTGTTCGGCACCACCGGCGAGGGCACCTCGTTTAATGTCACCGAGCGCATTGCGACCATCGAAGCCGTGCTCAAGGCTGGTGTTGCGCCGGAACGCATCGGCGTCGGCGGCGGCTTCCCCGCCATTGCCGACAGCATCGCGCTCTCGCGCGCCGCGCTCGGTCTCGGCCTGCGTCACGTGCTGGTACTGCCGCCCTATTTCGATCGCAGCGTCACACCTGAAGGCATCGAGGATGCCTTTGCCGCGATCATCGACGGCGTCGCCGACGATCGGCTGCGCGCCTATCTCTATCACATCCCGCAGATCTCGGGCGTTGCGATCCCGACCGGCGTCGCTGCGAACCTGCGCAACCGTTACGGCAGGGTGGTCGCGGGCCTCAAGGATTCCAGCGGCGACTTCAAGCAGTTCCAGGCGTTCCGCACTGCTGCTCCCGATCTGGCCATCACCGTCGGGAACGAAACCGACATCGCCCGCGCGATCGCCGCCGGTGGCGCCGGCACCATCTGCGGCATGGCCAACATCGCGCCGGAGCTGGTCAAGGCGATGATCGACGGCAAGGATGTCGAACCGCGCATGCAGGCTGCGGCGGAAATCGTGCTGAAGACGCCGTCGTTCCTCGCGACCCTGAAGGCCATCATCGCCGCGCAGACCGGCGACCCCGCGTGGCTGCGCGTGCGCCCGCCGCTCCGCGCATTGTCGGACGGCTCCGCGTTCAAGCGGAAGCTCGACGAGTTGATGGCTCCTGCCATCGCGTGA
- a CDS encoding TonB-dependent siderophore receptor, which yields MKVRASVDGLRNGSHRHRAGESRAGLLIGAVVLLTEFSSHMTCARAQSALPPVTVEAPAQRSRPARASEQSSRRTQAAARRQSARNPAPTPPTLSERAAADAAAQQAAKLGYRAMPSATTLRSGASPLDTSQAVNVVPEQVLKDQLPRNIDDALINVSGVTQTNTLAGSQDAVIRRGFGDNRDGSIMRNGMPLVQGRSFNPAVESVEVLKGPASLLYGIMDPGGIVNTISKRPELYQHGSVTLLGSAFSASKTGADGLLDVTGPIGDQGLAYRFIGYGVSEDYWRNFGRHREMLVAPSLAWYGQDTTVQLNYEHREFIYPFDRGTAFNPVTKAPLAVPTTRRLDEPFNNTWGTSDLIQASVEHRFNQDWKLYAGYSYNTETFSANQLRITGIDFTTGRETRSNDGTQGSLSNVSYGTSYISGGFWLGNMRNELVFGGDGQYRTIYRDNLIRQATPAINIYDPVYGLIGPGTAVSNSDSAQTDKLGQWSLFVQDTLHLTERFALVGGVRYMDYDQIAGRGKPFVTNTNVSQDKVLPLGGAIFKLTDQVSLYASYTQSLKPNSTIAPIGVVIDSNVAPEEGVSYETGVKFDLNKRISGTLAFYDLDKKNVQTTKTNSAGIVELHTVGRAHSRGVELDVTGRLTDSWALIGSYGYTDARVTASEDLTLLGKKLQNVALNTASLYLVYDFGTALPGQLRVGGGARYVGDRPGDSINSFFLPSYVVADIFATYETKYQSTPVVYQFNVKNLFDTVYYPSAVNNLNVAIGDARRVSLSATVKF from the coding sequence TTGAAAGTGCGTGCTTCCGTGGATGGTCTGCGTAACGGCAGCCATCGTCATCGTGCCGGCGAGAGCCGCGCAGGTCTCCTCATCGGTGCAGTCGTGCTGCTCACCGAATTTTCGTCCCACATGACTTGCGCGCGGGCGCAGTCGGCGCTGCCGCCGGTGACGGTGGAGGCCCCGGCGCAGCGGTCCAGGCCAGCACGCGCATCGGAGCAATCGTCACGCCGCACGCAGGCCGCGGCTCGTCGCCAATCCGCCCGCAATCCTGCCCCCACACCGCCGACCCTTTCGGAGCGTGCCGCCGCAGACGCCGCCGCACAGCAGGCCGCCAAGCTCGGCTATCGCGCGATGCCGAGCGCGACCACGCTGCGCAGCGGCGCATCCCCGCTCGACACCTCGCAGGCCGTCAACGTCGTGCCGGAGCAGGTGCTGAAGGACCAGCTCCCGCGCAACATCGACGATGCGCTCATCAACGTCTCCGGTGTCACCCAGACCAACACGCTCGCCGGCAGCCAGGACGCCGTGATCCGCCGCGGCTTCGGCGACAATCGCGACGGCTCGATCATGCGCAACGGCATGCCGCTGGTGCAGGGCCGCAGCTTCAATCCCGCGGTCGAGAGCGTCGAGGTGCTGAAAGGACCGGCCTCGTTGCTCTACGGCATCATGGATCCCGGCGGCATCGTCAACACCATCAGCAAGCGCCCGGAGCTCTACCAGCACGGCTCGGTCACGCTGCTCGGCTCGGCCTTCAGCGCCTCAAAGACCGGCGCCGACGGACTGCTCGACGTCACCGGCCCGATCGGCGACCAGGGCCTCGCCTATCGCTTCATTGGCTACGGCGTCAGCGAGGATTATTGGCGCAATTTCGGCCGGCACCGCGAGATGCTGGTGGCGCCGTCGCTGGCCTGGTACGGCCAGGACACCACGGTGCAGCTCAACTACGAACACCGCGAGTTCATCTACCCGTTCGATCGCGGCACGGCGTTCAACCCGGTGACCAAGGCGCCGCTCGCGGTGCCCACCACGCGCCGGTTGGATGAGCCCTTCAACAACACCTGGGGTACGTCGGACCTGATTCAGGCCTCGGTCGAGCACCGCTTCAACCAGGATTGGAAGCTCTACGCCGGCTACAGCTACAACACCGAAACCTTCAGCGCCAACCAGCTTCGCATCACCGGTATTGACTTCACGACCGGCAGGGAGACGCGCAGCAACGACGGCACGCAGGGATCGCTCAGCAATGTCAGCTACGGAACGTCCTACATCTCGGGCGGCTTCTGGCTCGGCAACATGCGCAACGAATTGGTGTTCGGCGGTGATGGCCAATATCGCACCATCTACCGCGACAATCTGATCCGGCAGGCGACGCCCGCCATCAACATCTACGATCCGGTCTATGGCCTGATCGGGCCCGGTACGGCGGTGTCCAACAGCGACAGCGCCCAGACCGACAAGCTCGGCCAGTGGTCGCTGTTCGTCCAGGACACGCTGCATCTGACCGAGCGTTTCGCGCTGGTCGGCGGCGTGCGCTACATGGACTACGACCAGATCGCGGGGCGCGGAAAACCGTTCGTCACCAACACCAACGTGTCGCAGGACAAGGTGCTTCCGCTCGGCGGCGCCATCTTCAAGCTCACGGATCAGGTTTCGCTCTATGCGAGCTATACCCAATCGCTGAAGCCGAACTCGACCATTGCGCCGATCGGCGTCGTGATCGATTCCAACGTCGCGCCGGAAGAGGGCGTGTCATACGAGACCGGCGTGAAGTTCGATCTGAACAAGCGCATCTCCGGCACGCTGGCGTTCTACGACCTCGACAAGAAGAACGTGCAGACGACGAAGACGAACAGTGCAGGCATCGTGGAGCTTCACACCGTCGGCCGCGCCCATTCGCGCGGCGTGGAGCTGGACGTCACCGGCAGGCTCACCGACAGCTGGGCCCTGATTGGCAGCTATGGCTATACGGATGCGCGCGTGACGGCGTCCGAGGACCTGACCTTGTTGGGCAAGAAGTTGCAAAACGTCGCCTTGAACACGGCTTCGCTTTATCTGGTCTACGACTTCGGTACCGCATTGCCGGGTCAGTTGCGCGTCGGCGGCGGGGCCCGTTATGTCGGCGACCGTCCTGGCGATTCCATCAATTCCTTCTTCCTGCCGTCCTATGTGGTCGCCGATATCTTTGCGACCTATGAAACGAAGTACCAGTCCACGCCCGTGGTCTACCAGTTCAACGTCAAGAACCTGTTTGACACCGTCTACTATCCTTCCGCCGTCAACAATCTCAACGTCGCCATCGGCGATGCACGGCGCGTCTCGCTATCAGCCACGGTGAAGTTCTAG
- a CDS encoding AAA family ATPase yields the protein MTQGQEQVEERDSENAADSEPAYAFEVLDAYFEDVPLSKLVTTTRQFPLHMRVDVQAALDRLLGAHVDLFGLPEEHYETLSFARLLRDDRSAVAIAPLQYSDVDVGESSPSRCLDNGLWLCELDGLRHAVLLCVSRESRREPGIRIEIMVSAGSAGAAVVQRCFGALEVAVQAARTYRGKILSLEASSDYRGLSGGINVHRLPTVGRDEVILPERTLQLLDRNVLNFVGTREHLRRLGQSTRKGILLYGPPGTGKTHTIRYLATHLPGHTTLIITAEQIGLLSAYMSLARLLQPSMVVIEDVDLIARDRRNMGPCEESMLNRLLNEMDGLKQDADILFVLTTNRPQDLEAALAGRPGRIDQAIEVPLPDENGRSKLVRLYGKELPLEDAIVIEAARRSEGTSCAFIKELMRRLAQASLARDGGNSIVSADIDEALDDMLFSGGRLNARLLGGAQAMAAQ from the coding sequence GTGACGCAGGGGCAGGAGCAAGTGGAGGAGCGGGATTCCGAGAATGCGGCAGATAGTGAGCCCGCCTATGCATTCGAAGTCTTGGATGCGTACTTCGAGGACGTTCCGCTCAGCAAGCTCGTGACGACCACCCGGCAGTTTCCCCTCCACATGCGAGTGGACGTCCAGGCCGCGCTGGACCGGCTGCTGGGAGCGCATGTCGACTTGTTCGGACTTCCCGAGGAACACTACGAAACGCTGTCGTTTGCGCGCCTGCTCCGCGACGATCGGAGCGCCGTGGCGATCGCACCGCTGCAATATTCCGACGTCGATGTCGGCGAGAGCAGTCCGTCGCGGTGCCTCGACAACGGGTTATGGCTCTGCGAGCTGGACGGCTTGCGCCATGCGGTCCTGCTCTGCGTCAGCCGCGAATCCCGTCGCGAGCCCGGCATCCGAATCGAAATCATGGTGTCTGCGGGAAGTGCGGGGGCGGCTGTGGTGCAGCGTTGCTTCGGCGCGCTCGAAGTCGCCGTGCAGGCCGCGCGCACCTATCGCGGCAAGATCCTGTCGCTCGAGGCGTCTTCCGACTACCGCGGCCTGTCCGGCGGCATCAATGTGCACCGACTGCCGACCGTCGGACGCGACGAGGTGATTTTGCCGGAGCGGACTCTGCAGCTGCTCGATCGCAACGTGTTGAATTTCGTCGGCACCCGCGAGCATTTGAGGCGACTCGGTCAATCGACGCGCAAAGGCATCCTGCTTTATGGACCGCCCGGTACGGGCAAGACCCATACGATCCGCTATCTCGCAACGCACCTGCCTGGACACACGACCCTGATCATCACGGCCGAGCAGATCGGCCTGCTCAGCGCCTATATGAGCCTGGCACGGCTGCTGCAGCCCTCGATGGTGGTGATCGAGGACGTCGACCTGATCGCGCGCGACCGCCGCAACATGGGGCCGTGCGAAGAATCCATGCTCAACAGGCTGCTCAACGAGATGGACGGACTGAAGCAGGATGCCGACATACTTTTCGTCCTCACCACCAATCGACCGCAGGACCTGGAAGCCGCCCTGGCCGGTCGCCCTGGCCGCATCGACCAGGCCATCGAAGTGCCGCTCCCGGACGAGAATGGCCGCAGCAAGCTGGTGCGCCTCTATGGCAAGGAATTGCCGCTCGAAGACGCGATCGTCATCGAGGCTGCCCGCCGCAGCGAGGGGACGAGTTGTGCCTTCATCAAGGAACTGATGCGGAGGCTGGCGCAAGCCAGCCTGGCGCGCGACGGCGGCAACTCGATCGTCTCGGCCGATATCGACGAAGCCCTCGACGATATGCTGTTCTCCGGCGGTCGGCTCAATGCGCGTCTGCTCGGGGGAGCCCAGGCGATGGCAGCGCAGTGA